A genomic window from Candidatus Binatia bacterium includes:
- a CDS encoding TIGR03617 family F420-dependent LLM class oxidoreductase — protein MQVFTTAPLEDPRDARKIFPHLEEVGYDGGFSFEAKHDPFLPLVSASEHTKKLRLGTAIAIAFARNPMNIANLGYDLQVISGGRFLLGLGSQVRPHIEKRFSSVWSKPARRMRELILAVRAIWDAWEGKAELDFRGEFYRHTLMIPAFNPGPNPFGPPKIFAAGFRPKMLEVAGEAADGFIAHPFNSRKSLLENQLPAVTRGLEAGGRERSDLEVICATLVVTADDEESLTRSKAAARKQLAFYGSTPAYASTLECHGWGDLHQELNRLSKIGKWDDMTDLIDDEVLNAIAVVGPRNEIAAALQKRLAGIADGVSLTHNRMPDPEQWADVVRDLKAPRGPRSA, from the coding sequence ATGCAGGTGTTCACGACCGCCCCGCTCGAAGATCCCCGCGATGCCCGTAAGATCTTTCCCCACCTGGAGGAGGTCGGGTATGACGGCGGGTTCTCGTTCGAAGCAAAGCATGACCCCTTCCTGCCGCTCGTGTCGGCGTCCGAACACACGAAGAAGCTTCGCCTCGGTACGGCGATCGCGATCGCGTTCGCTCGGAATCCGATGAACATCGCGAATCTCGGGTACGACCTGCAGGTGATCTCCGGGGGCCGCTTTCTGCTTGGGCTCGGCTCGCAGGTTCGCCCGCACATCGAGAAGCGCTTCAGTTCGGTGTGGTCGAAGCCGGCGCGACGAATGCGTGAACTCATTCTCGCGGTTCGCGCGATCTGGGATGCGTGGGAAGGCAAGGCCGAACTCGACTTCCGCGGTGAGTTCTACCGCCACACCCTAATGATCCCGGCGTTCAATCCGGGGCCGAACCCGTTCGGTCCGCCGAAGATCTTCGCCGCGGGCTTTCGGCCGAAGATGCTGGAGGTCGCGGGTGAGGCGGCGGACGGCTTCATCGCGCATCCCTTCAACTCGCGGAAGTCGTTGCTGGAGAATCAGCTTCCCGCCGTCACGCGAGGGCTCGAAGCCGGTGGGCGGGAACGCTCCGACCTCGAGGTCATCTGCGCGACCCTCGTCGTCACGGCCGACGACGAAGAGTCGCTGACGCGCTCGAAGGCCGCAGCGAGAAAGCAACTGGCGTTCTACGGGTCGACGCCCGCCTACGCGAGCACGCTCGAGTGTCACGGTTGGGGAGACCTGCACCAGGAACTGAACCGTCTCTCGAAGATCGGCAAATGGGACGACATGACGGACCTCATCGACGACGAGGTCCTGAACGCGATCGCGGTCGTCGGCCCCCGCAACGAGATCGCCGCGGCTCTCCAGAAGCGTCTCGCCGGCATCGCCGACGGCGTGAGCCTCACACACAATCGAATGCCGGATCCGGAGCAATGGGCGGATGTCGTCCGGGATCTGAAGGCGCCTAGGGGGCCTCGGAGCGCATAG
- a CDS encoding nitronate monooxygenase family protein yields MQTDLCKKLGIDLPIFAFTHCRDVVVAVSKAGGFGVLGAVGFTAEQLEVELKWIDEHIGDRPYGVDIVIPGKYEGMGELDPEKLEEQLRGLIPEQHRQFAAKLLSDAGVPEMPPEEKHHELLGWTAATAAPQVDCALKHDRVKLIANALGTPPEDVIKQVHDAGRLVAALCGSPRQALKHKDADIDIVIAQGTEGGGHTGEVGSLVLWPQVIDAVAPTPVLAAGGIGSGRQIAAALAVGAAGVWTGSLWLAVEEAEALPAQRQSYFDASSRDTVRSRSFTGKPCRMLKNEWTEAWESGETPDPLGMPLQGMVTMDAVQRTHRYAEAAQPVAFNPVGQVVGMIEREESVRQVMQRLSEEYLNALERLESLQPET; encoded by the coding sequence ATGCAGACCGACCTTTGTAAGAAACTCGGAATTGATCTTCCTATTTTCGCCTTTACGCACTGTCGCGATGTCGTCGTCGCCGTCAGCAAGGCGGGAGGGTTCGGTGTTCTCGGGGCCGTAGGATTCACCGCGGAGCAGCTCGAGGTCGAGCTCAAGTGGATCGATGAGCACATCGGTGACCGTCCCTACGGCGTCGATATCGTGATCCCGGGCAAGTACGAGGGCATGGGTGAGCTCGACCCGGAGAAGCTCGAAGAGCAGCTTCGTGGACTGATCCCGGAACAGCACCGGCAGTTCGCCGCCAAGCTCCTCTCGGACGCCGGTGTGCCTGAGATGCCCCCCGAGGAGAAGCACCACGAGCTCCTCGGTTGGACCGCCGCCACCGCCGCGCCGCAGGTCGACTGCGCTCTCAAGCACGATCGCGTGAAGCTCATTGCGAATGCGCTCGGAACGCCTCCCGAGGATGTCATCAAGCAGGTGCACGACGCTGGTCGGCTGGTGGCCGCTCTCTGCGGCAGCCCCCGCCAGGCGCTCAAGCACAAGGATGCGGATATCGACATCGTGATCGCCCAGGGCACCGAGGGCGGCGGTCATACCGGTGAAGTGGGCAGCCTCGTGCTCTGGCCGCAGGTCATAGACGCCGTAGCGCCGACGCCGGTATTGGCCGCTGGAGGGATTGGGTCGGGCCGGCAGATCGCAGCGGCACTCGCGGTCGGTGCGGCGGGCGTGTGGACAGGCTCCCTGTGGCTCGCCGTCGAGGAAGCGGAAGCGCTTCCGGCGCAGCGCCAATCTTACTTCGACGCGAGCAGCCGCGACACGGTTCGCTCGCGTTCGTTTACCGGCAAGCCCTGCCGCATGCTCAAGAACGAGTGGACCGAGGCGTGGGAGTCGGGCGAAACCCCTGACCCGCTCGGAATGCCTCTACAGGGCATGGTGACGATGGACGCCGTGCAGCGCACGCATCGCTACGCCGAGGCGGCGCAGCCGGTCGCGTTCAATCCGGTAGGGCAGGTAGTGGGAATGATTGAGCGGGAAGAGTCGGTCCGACAGGTGATGCAGCGACTGTCAGAGGAGTACTTGAACGCACTCGAACGTCTGGAGAGTCTGCAGCCGGAGACCTGA
- a CDS encoding peroxiredoxin, whose translation MAIRLGDTAPDFTAETTEGPINFHDWVGDDWCVLFSHPKDFTPVCTTELGYMAKIKPEFEKRGVKILGLSVDSADSHKEWSKDIEETQGHAPNYPLIADPERKVADLYDMIHPNALNTLTVRSVFVIGPDKTVKLMLTYPASTGRNFDELLRTIDSLQLTSKHQVATPVNWKHGEDVIIVPALSDEDAKKKFPGGWDTQKPYLRVVKQPG comes from the coding sequence ATGGCAATTCGTCTGGGCGATACCGCACCGGATTTCACAGCGGAAACGACCGAAGGACCGATCAACTTTCACGATTGGGTCGGTGACGACTGGTGCGTGCTCTTCTCGCACCCGAAGGACTTCACCCCCGTCTGCACCACCGAGCTCGGCTACATGGCGAAGATCAAGCCGGAGTTCGAGAAGCGAGGTGTCAAGATTCTGGGCCTCAGCGTCGATTCGGCCGATTCGCACAAGGAATGGTCGAAGGACATCGAGGAGACCCAGGGGCACGCTCCAAATTACCCGCTCATCGCCGACCCCGAGCGGAAGGTCGCGGACCTCTACGACATGATTCACCCGAACGCGCTCAACACGCTGACGGTGCGCTCGGTGTTCGTGATCGGTCCAGACAAGACGGTGAAGCTCATGCTCACCTACCCGGCTAGCACCGGTAGGAACTTCGACGAGCTTCTTCGTACGATCGACTCGCTGCAGCTCACATCGAAGCACCAAGTCGCGACGCCGGTGAACTGGAAGCACGGCGAAGACGTGATCATCGTTCCGGCGTTGTCGGACGAGGACGCGAAGAAGAAGTTCCCGGGTGGTTGGGACACCCAGAAGCCGTATCTCCGGGTCGTCAAGCAACCCGGCTGA
- a CDS encoding M3 family metallopeptidase: protein MDADQGSPANPLLFTGGLPPFESIQSEHVVPAMAALLAELNDELERVERSATTTWESTVEPIQEIGERLSRAWGVVGHLMGVRNSDELRAAHEQVQPDVVSFSLRMGQSRPIYEGLLGLREGPGFDALDATRKRIVESMLRDARHSGVGLEDDERDVFNEIQRAMAEAATQFSNNVLDATKAFSLTLRAPEEVDGLPPSLLQLAAQAAVEAGEEGATPEAGPWRITLDFPSFGPFVQHSRRRDLRQQVYRASVTRASGEATDNTPLIRKILELRHDEAVLLGFEDFAALSLDSKMAPDVAAVEGMLEELRSASFAAAESDLADLAALAREQGAPEADTLAPWDVPFWAERLREQRYSYTDEELRPYFPLPKVLDGLFALAERLFGVTIEAADGDAPVWHSDVRFFRVHEGGKPIAAFYLDPFSRPAEKRGGAWMDECIGRAPGRAPVAYLVCNQAPAVGAKASQMTFREVETLFHEFGHGLQHMLTTIDQPMASGIRNVEWDAVELPSQFMENWCYHRETLLGLTAHVDSGAQLPEELFSKILASRTFRSGSDTLRQLYFSFVDMALHHGYDPEGTESPFDVQRKIAKRTTVLPPIPEDRFLCAFGHIFAGGYAAGYYSYKWAEVLSADAFGAFEEAGLDDEDAVRATGKRYRETVLALGGSRPPMEVFEAFRGRAPNTEALLRHSGLAS, encoded by the coding sequence GTGGACGCTGATCAGGGCTCGCCCGCCAATCCGCTTCTTTTCACCGGGGGGCTACCGCCCTTCGAATCCATCCAATCCGAGCACGTGGTTCCGGCCATGGCTGCGCTCCTGGCCGAGCTGAACGACGAGCTCGAGCGCGTAGAGCGCAGTGCGACTACGACGTGGGAGAGCACGGTCGAGCCGATCCAGGAGATCGGCGAACGCCTGAGTCGGGCGTGGGGAGTCGTCGGGCATCTGATGGGTGTTCGCAACAGCGACGAGCTCCGGGCCGCGCACGAGCAGGTCCAGCCCGACGTCGTTTCGTTCTCGCTGCGCATGGGCCAGAGCCGTCCGATCTACGAGGGACTACTCGGCCTCCGCGAGGGGCCCGGCTTCGATGCACTCGACGCGACTCGGAAGCGGATTGTAGAGTCCATGCTGCGCGACGCGCGGCACTCCGGCGTCGGTCTCGAGGACGACGAGCGCGACGTGTTCAATGAGATCCAGCGCGCGATGGCGGAGGCGGCGACGCAGTTCTCGAACAATGTCCTCGACGCGACCAAGGCGTTCTCGCTGACCCTGCGTGCGCCAGAGGAAGTCGACGGGCTTCCGCCGAGTCTTCTGCAGCTTGCCGCGCAAGCAGCCGTTGAAGCCGGGGAAGAGGGCGCGACGCCGGAGGCGGGTCCCTGGCGGATCACGCTCGACTTCCCGAGTTTCGGTCCGTTTGTCCAGCACAGCCGGCGGCGGGATCTGCGCCAGCAGGTCTACCGCGCGAGCGTTACCCGGGCGAGTGGTGAGGCGACCGACAACACGCCGCTCATCCGGAAGATCCTGGAGCTGCGCCACGACGAGGCCGTCTTGTTGGGATTCGAGGACTTCGCGGCGCTGAGTCTCGACAGCAAGATGGCTCCTGACGTTGCGGCGGTGGAGGGGATGCTCGAGGAGCTCCGCTCCGCTTCGTTCGCCGCGGCCGAGAGTGACCTCGCGGACCTCGCGGCTCTCGCGCGGGAACAGGGTGCGCCCGAAGCGGACACGCTCGCCCCGTGGGACGTTCCCTTCTGGGCGGAGCGTCTTCGAGAGCAGCGCTATTCCTACACCGACGAGGAGTTGCGACCGTACTTCCCGCTTCCCAAGGTTCTGGACGGGCTGTTCGCGCTCGCCGAGCGCCTCTTCGGTGTGACGATCGAGGCGGCCGACGGGGACGCGCCGGTTTGGCACTCGGACGTGCGGTTCTTCCGCGTGCACGAGGGAGGGAAGCCGATCGCGGCGTTCTATCTCGACCCGTTCAGTCGGCCGGCCGAGAAGCGCGGCGGTGCCTGGATGGACGAGTGCATCGGTCGCGCGCCGGGGCGGGCTCCCGTCGCGTATCTCGTGTGCAACCAGGCGCCGGCGGTCGGCGCGAAGGCGTCTCAGATGACCTTCCGCGAAGTCGAGACGCTGTTCCACGAATTCGGTCACGGCCTCCAGCACATGCTCACGACGATCGACCAGCCGATGGCGTCGGGCATCCGAAACGTCGAGTGGGATGCGGTCGAGTTGCCGAGTCAGTTCATGGAGAACTGGTGCTACCACCGAGAGACGCTGCTCGGACTCACGGCGCACGTCGATTCAGGTGCGCAGCTTCCCGAGGAGCTCTTTTCGAAGATCCTCGCGTCCCGTACATTTCGTTCGGGCTCCGATACGCTTCGGCAGTTGTACTTCAGTTTCGTCGACATGGCGTTGCACCACGGGTACGACCCGGAAGGAACCGAGTCACCGTTCGACGTGCAGCGAAAGATTGCGAAGCGCACCACGGTGCTTCCACCGATCCCCGAGGACCGGTTCCTCTGCGCGTTCGGACACATCTTCGCCGGTGGCTACGCTGCGGGGTACTACAGCTACAAATGGGCCGAGGTGTTGTCGGCCGATGCCTTCGGCGCGTTTGAAGAAGCCGGGCTCGACGATGAGGATGCCGTTCGAGCCACGGGCAAGCGGTACCGCGAGACGGTGTTGGCGCTCGGTGGCAGCCGGCCGCCGATGGAGGTGTTCGAGGCGTTCCGCGGTCGGGCTCCCAACACGGAGGCGCTGCTGCGGCACTCGGGGCTTGCGTCCTAG
- a CDS encoding CoA transferase, which produces MTNEETEAPETGPHGKGPLAGLRILAIEQMQALPFATQLLGHMGAEVVKVEHPVTGDSGRGALPALDDVDGRKVGATYLRNALNKKSLAIDLKNPDGVALVKRLVPRFDVVGENFKPGVMKRLGLSYDDLAPLHPGLVYVSVSGFGNLLDSPYGAWAAYAPIAEAMGGIYEYSRPADEAPRIGPAGALGDIGTSLFATIGLLAALREREQTGRGQHVDVAMFDAMVAMADIPPCFWSMGVRGRRKVPGIFDSFAATDGYFVVQAVRDHHLALLAKAIGHEEWLKDPRFESRQGWRDQLDALVRPAVEAWAASRTKLEASSELAGQGIAAGPCFDTEDLMDDPHVRSHNMLLRVPRPDAPDPLLMVGNPIKLSGHSDEPPRRWPTLGQHTSEILRTELELSDQDVADLRERGAIGGDD; this is translated from the coding sequence ATGACGAATGAAGAAACGGAAGCGCCCGAAACCGGCCCCCACGGGAAAGGCCCGCTCGCGGGCCTGCGAATTCTCGCCATCGAGCAGATGCAGGCTCTCCCGTTCGCCACCCAGCTCCTCGGGCACATGGGTGCCGAGGTCGTGAAGGTCGAGCACCCGGTGACCGGGGATTCCGGCCGCGGCGCGCTTCCCGCGCTCGACGACGTCGACGGCCGCAAGGTGGGCGCGACCTACCTGCGCAACGCGCTCAACAAGAAGAGCCTGGCGATCGACCTGAAAAACCCCGACGGCGTGGCGCTCGTGAAGCGGCTCGTTCCGCGCTTCGACGTCGTCGGCGAGAATTTCAAACCCGGCGTAATGAAGCGGCTCGGTCTCTCGTACGATGACCTGGCCCCGCTTCACCCGGGCCTCGTGTACGTGTCCGTCTCAGGGTTCGGCAATCTCCTCGATTCTCCCTACGGGGCCTGGGCCGCCTACGCGCCGATCGCCGAAGCCATGGGTGGGATCTACGAGTACAGCCGCCCCGCCGACGAAGCACCACGGATCGGCCCGGCCGGAGCGCTCGGAGACATCGGTACTTCACTCTTCGCGACGATCGGCCTTCTCGCAGCGCTTCGCGAGCGGGAACAAACCGGACGCGGACAGCACGTGGACGTCGCGATGTTCGACGCAATGGTCGCGATGGCCGACATCCCACCCTGCTTCTGGTCCATGGGCGTTCGAGGGCGCCGGAAGGTGCCGGGCATCTTCGATAGCTTCGCGGCGACCGATGGCTATTTCGTCGTGCAAGCCGTCCGCGATCATCACCTCGCGCTGTTGGCAAAGGCGATCGGCCATGAAGAGTGGCTGAAGGATCCGCGCTTCGAGAGCCGCCAGGGGTGGCGAGACCAGCTCGATGCGTTGGTCCGTCCCGCCGTCGAGGCCTGGGCCGCGAGCCGAACGAAGCTCGAGGCTTCGAGCGAGCTCGCCGGACAAGGAATTGCGGCGGGGCCTTGCTTCGACACCGAAGATCTCATGGACGACCCTCACGTCCGGAGCCACAACATGCTGCTGCGCGTGCCCCGGCCGGATGCCCCAGACCCCCTGCTGATGGTCGGGAATCCGATCAAGCTCTCGGGGCACTCCGACGAACCCCCTCGGCGCTGGCCGACCCTCGGCCAGCACACTTCCGAAATCCTCCGAACGGAACTCGAGCTTTCAGACCAGGACGTGGCCGATCTACGAGAGCGAGGCGCAATCGGGGGAGACGACTAG
- a CDS encoding acyltransferase — translation MRRDHRPYWMMRATLALQRFYARHFLYPQVDALGEGCEIKKPWYVRIDGPGIEFGRFVHLSASWGRPIELCTFSTESGTGEMVIGDHCLLSPGVRVSAATRVEVGDDCMLASGVYLTDADWHDVHDRTRAPGRSAPIVLGNNVWIGDGAIVCKGVHVGENTVVGAGSVVVSDLPANSIAAGNPARVVRPLGEEECLVTRASLFQHSATEADRKNAFLSFYTLCGNTFGGWLRSRLFPSAAD, via the coding sequence GTGAGACGTGACCACCGACCGTATTGGATGATGCGGGCGACCCTCGCCCTTCAGCGCTTCTACGCGCGCCACTTCCTGTACCCGCAGGTCGATGCGTTGGGTGAAGGCTGCGAGATCAAGAAGCCGTGGTACGTGCGCATCGACGGGCCCGGAATCGAGTTCGGTCGGTTCGTTCATCTCTCGGCGTCTTGGGGTCGGCCAATCGAGCTGTGCACGTTCTCGACGGAGTCGGGCACCGGCGAGATGGTCATCGGGGATCACTGCCTGTTGTCTCCGGGCGTCCGCGTTTCCGCGGCGACGCGGGTCGAGGTCGGGGACGACTGCATGCTCGCCTCCGGTGTCTACTTGACCGACGCGGATTGGCACGACGTGCACGATCGCACGCGCGCGCCCGGGCGTTCGGCCCCGATCGTTCTAGGGAACAACGTATGGATCGGCGATGGAGCGATCGTCTGTAAGGGCGTTCATGTGGGCGAGAACACGGTGGTGGGAGCGGGGTCGGTCGTCGTTTCGGACCTTCCTGCGAACTCGATCGCGGCCGGGAATCCGGCGCGGGTCGTGCGCCCACTCGGCGAGGAAGAATGCTTGGTGACGCGAGCTTCCTTGTTCCAGCATTCGGCCACCGAGGCGGATCGTAAGAATGCTTTCTTGAGCTTTTACACCCTGTGCGGGAATACGTTCGGCGGATGGCTCCGCTCGCGACTCTTCCCGTCTGCTGCGGACTGA
- a CDS encoding SDR family NAD(P)-dependent oxidoreductase, whose product MQKLEGKVALVTGASRGIGQAIAELFAAEGARVACVARTADEGGHRLFDGSVGRTVENIQSAGGEALAVPCDVSEYDNCATAVGRVRDELGPIDVLVNNAALTYFIPIADYPVGKWLRSFAVNVHAPFYLSQLALADMLPRGSGSIVNISSGAAIGPGRAPYPTSVRKFRGGTLYGSEKAALERLTQGLAAEVYDQGISVSCVSPSQIVPTPGTVHHKLLKDEDDPRAEPPLLMARAALLLATEPQDEVTGRVTYSQEILKEYGWIDEAKGLGVDAPGSGFSKI is encoded by the coding sequence ATGCAGAAGCTCGAAGGAAAGGTGGCACTGGTAACCGGCGCGAGTCGGGGGATTGGGCAGGCGATCGCGGAGCTCTTCGCCGCGGAAGGGGCCCGCGTGGCCTGCGTGGCTCGGACCGCCGACGAGGGCGGGCACAGACTCTTTGATGGGTCGGTCGGCCGCACGGTCGAGAACATTCAGTCAGCGGGCGGCGAAGCGTTGGCCGTTCCGTGTGATGTGTCCGAGTACGACAACTGTGCGACGGCGGTCGGTCGTGTCCGCGACGAGCTCGGCCCGATCGATGTGCTCGTGAACAACGCGGCTCTCACGTACTTCATCCCCATTGCGGACTATCCCGTCGGGAAGTGGCTTCGCTCGTTCGCCGTGAACGTTCACGCGCCCTTCTATCTTTCGCAGCTCGCGCTCGCGGACATGCTCCCGCGGGGAAGCGGCTCGATCGTCAACATCTCGAGCGGCGCTGCGATCGGCCCGGGACGAGCCCCCTATCCCACGAGCGTGAGGAAATTTCGTGGCGGCACCCTGTACGGATCGGAGAAGGCGGCACTCGAGCGCCTGACCCAGGGGCTCGCGGCCGAGGTCTATGATCAGGGAATCTCGGTGTCGTGCGTCAGCCCGTCTCAGATCGTACCGACGCCTGGGACCGTGCATCACAAGCTTCTGAAGGACGAAGATGATCCACGCGCGGAGCCCCCGTTGTTGATGGCGAGGGCTGCGTTGCTCCTTGCGACGGAGCCGCAGGACGAGGTCACGGGGCGCGTTACGTACAGCCAAGAGATCCTCAAAGAGTACGGGTGGATAGACGAGGCGAAGGGGTTGGGCGTGGATGCACCAGGCTCTGGCTTTTCGAAGATTTAG
- a CDS encoding nuclear transport factor 2 family protein encodes MAELPGPDSKHPARLAAWRSIDAVAHGDKQAWVDNFADDAIVQDPIGKSVIDPTGEGHKGKAAIEKFWDTNIALGRPLFNLQSSICSGNECANVGTLTIQFKDGLVTQLFGVFTYRVNDAGKVTALRTYWEAEDMKVHPAPEDWK; translated from the coding sequence ATGGCCGAACTCCCGGGACCCGATTCGAAACACCCCGCCCGCCTCGCCGCCTGGCGCTCGATCGATGCGGTCGCGCACGGTGACAAGCAGGCGTGGGTCGACAATTTCGCCGACGATGCAATCGTGCAGGACCCGATCGGCAAGTCCGTGATCGATCCGACCGGCGAGGGCCACAAGGGCAAAGCTGCGATCGAGAAATTCTGGGACACGAACATCGCGCTGGGCCGACCGCTCTTCAATCTCCAGAGCTCGATCTGCTCCGGAAACGAATGCGCGAACGTCGGCACGCTCACCATCCAGTTCAAGGACGGCCTCGTGACCCAGCTCTTCGGCGTCTTCACCTATCGCGTGAACGACGCGGGGAAGGTCACCGCACTCCGCACCTACTGGGAGGCGGAGGACATGAAGGTCCATCCGGCTCCGGAGGATTGGAAGTAG
- a CDS encoding heme-binding beta-barrel domain-containing protein has translation MATTFGPPAHMAAFTDVDERWGPLAKLAGQWAGDKGRDFSFSYGENKDTENLYREEITFDPFGPVDNGKQSMFALDYRMKAWRIGADDFFHMEVGYWLWEPSTGTLHRCFMVPRSTTIVAEGKAAADATSFKLSAKQGSPTNGILSNSYLYDGAAKCTGYNLEVDLSGGNYSYKEDTILAMASHGGAEMHHTDENSLQKI, from the coding sequence ATGGCAACGACGTTTGGCCCGCCGGCCCACATGGCCGCGTTCACCGATGTAGACGAGCGCTGGGGACCCCTGGCCAAGCTCGCTGGACAATGGGCCGGCGACAAGGGCCGCGACTTCTCGTTCTCCTACGGCGAGAACAAGGACACCGAGAACCTCTACCGCGAAGAGATCACGTTCGATCCCTTCGGTCCGGTCGACAACGGGAAGCAGTCGATGTTCGCGCTCGACTACCGCATGAAGGCCTGGCGCATCGGCGCCGACGACTTCTTCCACATGGAAGTCGGCTACTGGCTGTGGGAGCCGAGCACGGGCACGCTGCATCGCTGCTTCATGGTCCCGCGTTCCACGACGATCGTCGCCGAGGGTAAGGCCGCCGCGGACGCGACGAGCTTCAAGCTTTCCGCGAAGCAGGGTTCGCCGACCAACGGTATCCTGTCGAATTCGTACCTCTACGATGGTGCGGCGAAGTGCACCGGGTACAACCTCGAAGTCGATCTCTCGGGTGGCAACTACTCGTACAAAGAGGACACGATCCTCGCGATGGCATCCCACGGTGGTGCCGAGATGCATCACACCGACGAGAACTCGCTGCAGAAGATCTGA
- a CDS encoding carboxymuconolactone decarboxylase family protein produces the protein MPRIDYPNLDELHPKVRAALDGLPKPLNIFKISTLAERNFEPMMRLGGTILSRQQLAGNLRELAILRVAQLSSAEYEWVQHVPIAEMVGCTKEQIAALEIGDATASCFEDKERAVLAFTDEVLKDVRPTDDALTALKAHCPDREVMELTIAIGFYMLMARIMEVSGIETEAPVGDQIVRAASDGTN, from the coding sequence ATGCCACGCATCGACTATCCCAACCTCGACGAACTCCACCCGAAAGTCCGCGCGGCACTCGACGGGCTCCCGAAGCCGCTCAACATCTTCAAAATCTCGACGCTTGCCGAACGCAACTTCGAGCCCATGATGCGACTCGGAGGTACGATCCTCAGTCGCCAGCAACTCGCCGGCAACCTCCGTGAGCTCGCGATCCTGCGCGTGGCTCAGCTCTCGAGCGCCGAGTACGAATGGGTGCAGCACGTTCCGATCGCCGAGATGGTAGGCTGCACGAAGGAGCAGATCGCCGCCCTCGAGATTGGTGACGCGACGGCGTCCTGCTTCGAAGACAAGGAACGCGCGGTGCTCGCTTTCACCGACGAGGTCCTGAAGGACGTCCGCCCAACGGACGACGCTCTGACCGCGCTCAAGGCACACTGCCCCGACCGCGAAGTCATGGAGCTCACGATCGCGATTGGTTTCTACATGCTCATGGCGCGGATCATGGAAGTGTCCGGCATCGAGACCGAGGCACCGGTCGGCGATCAAATTGTTCGCGCCGCGAGCGACGGAACGAATTAG
- a CDS encoding VOC family protein encodes MSRHLGQIRQNDCVVRYIEAAMKHWAEVLGGGPFFYIERVPVEDFRYRGAQSDVDISIALSSSGPLQIERIQPRNEAPSLWSDFLMAGNEGL; translated from the coding sequence ATGAGCCGCCATCTCGGCCAAATCCGACAGAACGACTGCGTCGTCCGCTACATCGAAGCCGCGATGAAGCACTGGGCGGAAGTGCTCGGCGGCGGGCCCTTCTTCTACATCGAGCGCGTCCCGGTGGAGGACTTCCGGTATCGCGGCGCGCAGTCCGACGTCGACATCAGCATCGCCCTTTCGAGCTCCGGCCCATTGCAGATCGAGCGGATCCAGCCGCGCAACGAGGCGCCGTCTCTGTGGAGCGACTTCCTCATGGCCGGGAACGAGGGCCTGTAG